Proteins from a genomic interval of Nocardioides jishulii:
- the hisI gene encoding phosphoribosyl-AMP cyclohydrolase has product MTALDPDIAARLKRNSDGLVPAVVQQHDSGEVLMLGWMDDEALARTLSTGRATYWSRSRQEYWVKGETSGHVQWVKEVRLDCDKDTLLVKVDQEGAACHTGDATCFDADLLPVVTGRG; this is encoded by the coding sequence GTGACTGCACTCGACCCCGACATCGCCGCCAGGCTCAAGCGCAACTCCGACGGGCTGGTGCCCGCCGTCGTGCAGCAGCACGACAGCGGCGAGGTGCTGATGCTCGGCTGGATGGACGACGAGGCCCTGGCCCGCACCCTGTCGACGGGCCGCGCCACCTACTGGTCGCGCAGCCGTCAGGAGTACTGGGTCAAGGGGGAGACCTCCGGCCACGTGCAGTGGGTCAAGGAGGTCCGCCTCGACTGCGACAAGGACACCCTGCTGGTCAAGGTCGACCAGGAGGGGGCGGCCTGCCACACCGGCGACGCGACCTGCTTCGACGCCGACCTGCTCCCCGTGGTGACCGGTCGTGGCTGA
- a CDS encoding ABC transporter ATP-binding protein, with product MSLRPGATGPVGSQVSSGEEIGAVETIRRGIAQTPELVHGIGWTLFFAVVASLGQVIVPIAVQQTLDRGLNAPGGPDLSFVTWMGVAAFFGLVVTSVASYFMTSRLFTTSERGLATLRTKAFRHIHDLSLLTQSTERRGALVSRVTSDVDQVSQFLVYGGLLLVISVGQVLVATVIMAVYSWQLCLVVWLCFAPLFISIRYFQRKLSDAYGLVRRQAGAMLSAVSEPVVGASVVRSYAVQERTQDRIDEAIDGFKAASTRAQQFTVISFSLGGISAGLANAGVLVIGVLLGLTGEMTAGTVLAFAFLVTLFVGPVQMGTQIITDAQNAIASWRRVIGILETPADVVDPGEDATHLPRGPMDVRFEDVSFAYPGGPLVLRDVDLEFRAGTRVAIVGETGSGKSTFAKLLTRLMDPTTGRVLLDGVDVREVAHSSLRRGVVLVPQEGFLFDDTIAANVRYGRLEATEEEIVRAAEELGLADWLAGLPSGVRTMVGQRGESLSAGERQLVALLRAHLADPDLLVLDEATSAVDPELEVRIGRALERLMTGRTSVTIAHRLSTAEQADEVVVVDAGRVVQRGSHAELVTQPDLPYARLHASWVAQHGR from the coding sequence ATGAGCTTGCGACCCGGTGCGACCGGACCTGTCGGCAGCCAGGTCTCCTCGGGCGAGGAGATCGGCGCCGTCGAGACGATCCGTCGCGGCATCGCCCAGACCCCCGAGCTCGTGCACGGGATCGGCTGGACCCTCTTCTTCGCGGTCGTGGCCTCGCTCGGCCAGGTCATCGTGCCCATCGCCGTGCAGCAGACGCTCGACCGTGGGCTCAACGCCCCCGGTGGGCCGGACCTGTCGTTCGTGACGTGGATGGGCGTCGCGGCCTTCTTCGGCCTCGTCGTCACCAGCGTGGCGTCGTACTTCATGACGTCGCGGCTCTTCACGACCAGTGAGCGCGGCCTGGCCACGCTGCGCACCAAGGCGTTCCGCCACATCCACGACCTCTCGCTGCTCACCCAGAGCACGGAGCGTCGTGGGGCGCTGGTCTCGCGCGTCACCAGTGACGTCGACCAGGTCAGCCAGTTCCTCGTCTACGGCGGGCTGCTGCTGGTGATCAGCGTCGGCCAGGTGCTCGTGGCGACCGTGATCATGGCCGTCTACTCGTGGCAGCTGTGCCTGGTGGTCTGGCTCTGCTTCGCGCCGCTCTTCATCTCCATCCGCTACTTCCAGCGCAAGCTCTCCGACGCCTACGGGCTCGTGCGCCGTCAGGCCGGCGCCATGCTGTCGGCGGTCTCCGAGCCTGTCGTCGGCGCCTCGGTGGTCCGGTCGTACGCGGTGCAGGAGCGCACCCAGGACCGCATCGACGAGGCGATCGACGGCTTCAAGGCCGCGAGCACCAGGGCCCAGCAGTTCACGGTCATCTCGTTCTCCCTGGGCGGGATCTCCGCCGGCCTGGCCAACGCGGGTGTCCTGGTGATCGGCGTGCTCCTGGGCCTCACCGGCGAGATGACGGCAGGAACCGTCCTCGCCTTCGCCTTCCTGGTGACGCTCTTCGTGGGCCCGGTGCAGATGGGCACCCAGATCATCACCGACGCGCAGAACGCCATCGCCAGCTGGCGTCGGGTGATCGGCATCCTCGAAACCCCCGCCGACGTGGTCGACCCCGGTGAGGACGCCACGCACCTGCCGCGCGGCCCCATGGACGTCCGCTTCGAGGACGTCTCCTTCGCCTACCCCGGCGGTCCGTTGGTGCTGCGTGACGTCGACCTCGAGTTCCGGGCCGGGACCCGGGTGGCGATCGTCGGCGAGACCGGGTCGGGCAAGTCCACCTTCGCCAAGCTCCTCACCCGCCTCATGGACCCCACCACCGGACGCGTCCTGCTCGACGGCGTCGACGTGCGCGAGGTGGCCCACTCCAGCCTGCGCCGCGGCGTGGTGCTGGTGCCGCAGGAGGGATTCCTCTTCGACGACACCATCGCCGCCAACGTGCGCTACGGCCGACTGGAGGCCACGGAGGAGGAGATCGTCCGTGCCGCCGAGGAGCTCGGACTCGCCGACTGGCTCGCGGGCCTGCCCTCGGGCGTACGCACCATGGTCGGTCAGCGCGGAGAGTCGCTGTCGGCGGGTGAGCGGCAGCTCGTCGCGCTGCTCCGGGCCCACCTGGCCGATCCCGACCTGCTGGTCCTGGACGAGGCCACGAGTGCCGTCGACCCCGAGCTCGAGGTGCGCATCGGGCGGGCGCTCGAGCGCCTCATGACGGGACGGACCTCGGTCACCATCGCGCATCGCCTCAGCACCGCCGAGCAGGCCGACGAGGTCGTCGTGGTCGACGCCGGACGCGTCGTCCAGCGCGGCTCGCACGCCGAGCTGGTCACCCAGCCCGACCTGCCCTACGCGCGCCTGCACGCCTCCTGGGTGGCCCAGCACGGACGGTGA